From a single Phocoena sinus isolate mPhoSin1 chromosome 1, mPhoSin1.pri, whole genome shotgun sequence genomic region:
- the NDUFS5 gene encoding NADH dehydrogenase [ubiquinone] iron-sulfur protein 5 — MPFFDVQKRLGLDLDRWMTIQSAEQPNKIPGRCHAFEKEWIECAHGIGGIRAEKECKIEYDDFVECLLRQKTMKRLSAIKRQRDKLIKEGKYTPPPQHLGKEDP; from the exons ATGCCTTTCTTTGATGTGCAGAAAAGGCTGGGTCTTGACTTAGACCGCTGGATGACAATCCAGAGTGCTGAGCAGCCAAACAAGATTCCAGGTCGATGCCAtgcttttgaaaaagaatggatagagTGCGCACATGGTATTGGTGGTATTCGCGCGGAGAAAGAGTGCAAGATAGAATATGATGATTTCGTAGAGTGTCTACTTCGACAGAAAACG ATGAAACGTCTGAGTGCCATCAAGAGGCAGCGGGATAAGCTAATAAAGGAAGGGAAGTACACACCTCCACCTCAGCACCTGGGCAAGGAGGATCCTTGA